The region GCGTATTAACGGAGCTAGAGCTAATTAAGGGGAGACAGAGTTTCCATGGTAACAAAAAGACTGAAGAGGACGTCGGGATGCAAACACACCTGAAGTTTCAGTTATCACATGAAAATTATGTATGAGATGTTTTCGAAACGCACATGTAGTAGGACGCAGCCGCTAATCCTGCCGTCAGGAAAAAGGTTTGATACGCTGTTAGACGATCAAACAGGAACTTGTGTTTGCTGACGTCTTAGAGCTCGTTTCATCCACTGATCCACTGCTTGATTTTCATTGGAATTTTATTTCCCAAcgtgtgcaaaaaaaaaaaaaaaaaaacaatggtcatAATCAAAACTGATTAGCAGAgtttacaataaacaaaaaaagaacataaattcagagaaaaatgaaaaatgaaaaaaataacagatgtGCTGCTGATCAGTCTTTagagaaaacaataaatcagtGAGCTGTAATGTTTTACTGTGCATTCACATTTATGCttcgtatgtgtgtgtcaagtgtttattctgtgtgaataaaattaaaagttgagtTTCACAACTTACTGTCATTTTGATTGTATTCAATACAAGGAAATAGTTTCGTTAACACGCATCTTAACCCGTTTTAGCTTGAGCAAACCACTACATTAATTTAAGacaatacagacacacactgacttgTAAATTTAATTATGTTTGAAAATCTATGTAACCTCTTTTAGATTTACTCAGTAACAACTATCCAAACACAGACTAGTCTTTCACTTCTCTATTCATTATTTTCAACTtgataaatggagaaaaagcagagaaagagctTCACTGTTTTAAGCAGAGgcgtttttattaaatttaaaaaaggtttaatttATTGCTCAAATACCAAATTTCTTTGGACTTTCTAGTGATTACTGGGTATAGTAGTAGTTTAATTGTTACCAAAGTTAATAATGAATCAAGAAAATTCCTTGTAACgttttaactgtttaaaaatCTACAGTAGAGCTGAAGCAATTCGTTAACTGACAAATTattctgcaactattttgatgatcagttattttaaatttttttttttttttttttttttaaaaccaaaagaataagattttggaaactgagaatcagaaactgagatggacgtttttaaaaaaaaaaaaaatttgacatttatagACTGAAAAGAAGTAGTAAATAACCGTTAGTTGCAGCTTTAAtctacaaacacaaagagaaggatcagtaaagcagcagcagattaatctctttattttgctccccgtccaaaaaaaaaaaaaaaaaaacaaaacaaaccaaaaaaaaaaaaaaacctgaagcaGTGAAACAATGAACCGTTATTTTGAAAAGACGGACCTGTACAGACGTgtcacttcctctcctcttcctctctttagAATTCAATCAGTACCCAGGACCAGAGGTCACACACTTTGCTTTGGCTTGGTGAGCCTGTGTCGACCAATCACATCAACAGAAACCCTGCTGTCCAATCACATTCTTTTCTGTGATTTAATGTCTTCATTCAGTCGTTAAACAGGCTCGACTGTTCAGCCAATCGCCAGCGACCTTATGGCCAAGAATATAGGGAACGACAGGTGAGCATGTGTTGTCCTGCTTCCACCAATCAGCTCCCTCCTCGCCATCAGTTTAaggctgttgccatggaaatgAGAGGATGACGGGCTGCACTACCTTCAGAGAAAGACGTGTCACATCCTGTCCTGGTGACCTCACTTCCTCTGGGCGGGGCCTTTGTGGAAAAGGTAGATCGGCCGCTGGTTaactggaaacacacaaacactttattCAGAAATCCTCCTGACTGATGACCACAACTCCCATCATGCACAGCTGGAGGCTATACATGTGACATAAACTGCTTCCATATGGTTCTCATTCAAGCGATCATcgttaagattttcatgaactCAAACGTCATTTTAGACACAACTTATGGTCGACAGTTTTTCAgccattaaatgtatttatattctgttATAACTTCCGTTTACAGTAGATTTTATTGTCCACAAACATAAGGGATTCACAAAAACGATGCGCGTACGTACAAATATATTAGAATATTGTCAATAAACAAACTGAGAACCGACAtgaggtttgtttgtctgcactgtaaacagtagttcttcttctgctgtgtTTCTGACAAAATTTCTGCACTGTTTGCTGCCCCCCAGTGCTCAACACGTGTCATTTCCATCTGAACTTTGGGAGCTGTTTTATTAAAGCACACCTGCTGTTACTACCTGTAACCACACTGCCCTCCAAAGGCAAAACACAGTAACTACATATTTGGTCGAAACTGAGTTATAACCTGTAAATCTAATAACTACATGACGGCCCTAAAATCCAAAATGCAGTATCTGCACTTTGTCTGTGTAGTAGTGCTGCATTTTGGCTTTGtgtatctcccacacagttctttctataatGATGTAAACCTACCCAAATTACAGCGATGAGTTGGCACTTTAACAtagtttccattattttattttatgttgaatgtgctgaagctccaagtctgaagaacaaaaaagtgTGTCCAAAAACTTCCGGTCTTGACAGTATATAGTACGTTTACCTGTGTCTTTGAGGAGTCTGTATGAGGTGAAGCCCACGCTGTCGGTCAGGTAGGAAGTGAAATGTTCAGGTCTCAGCCTAATACTCCTGTAGTTCCGATACGtcgtttcctacaaaacagaTATATTCACAGCAACGATCCTTTAAATCAGGTCACAAAACACAGCGTGAACTGAACCTGGAGCTTTTCTGTGCTTATGTGAGTGTAAGTGTGCTACCGAGGCCCTCTTGCTGTGGCTGTAGCTGCTCCATGGCTGTGGCTCCAGGATGAATAATCCGCCCGGCAACAGGCTCTGATAGGCCCGTTTGAACAGTCTGACCACGCCCACGTCACCCGACTGCAGCTGCACCCATTTGGTGACGCCCATGCACATGATGACGTCATACTGACCCCGCCCTGGCCACGGCTCACACTCTGACACGTAGTCGCCCTGTAGGAGGAGTCATAGCGCTGAGGTCAGAGGTGTCAGGTGACCTCACAGGCCTATTCTGGTTAATCACAACTCGCGGTCCACAGTGTGTTCGTGACTTAAATTTGCTCATAAAAAACCTgagctgaaatgactgaaatgataaaaagcGTTTCCTGTTGTAAACACTGTCGTGTCGTGCTGTAGCTGTCGTACGGTTACTTTTACCACAGGCTGCTGATTTTAagtagtttttttctgaatgacatgatgtgatttttaaagTACAATGACAAATCTAGCACTTTTACTTCCTCAGCTACGGCTGCAGCTAACGTTTATTACATCgtcgattaatctgcagatcaTTTTTTGATTATTCAATACtcattttgtatataaaaataaaaacaaataaaacagtgacaaaggcatgttataatttcccacatcCCAACCTGACGTCTTCACGTGTCTTATTCTGTCCACCTAACAGTCCAGAACCTAAAGATAAACTGTTTTGGGAACATTCTAGGccagaaaacagcaaacaaacgaAGGATTATTCTATGATCAGAACAAGTGCTCATTAATCGTCTGTTGTAGATGCCTACAATGACTGGTCACTCATTTTAAAGCcatctgcatgtgtttgttctGTCAGAAACAGTAGAGATCATTAAATAATCTGAAACGTCacaacactaaaataaaaacaagtggaCCCTGTTCCAGAAAGCGGGtttagtgaaaactctgacTTTGTTAAGCCTGAGTTGAGGAAAACTCTGGGTTTTCAGTTAACTCTGAGTGGGGTTACCATGGTAACTCACTCTGTAAATCTAACCTGCTGTCTGGCAGCTTTTCTCCACCAGACCCTGAGTTTCAGTCAACATGGAGACAACTGTCAGGCTGTCAATCAGTGCCCTGCACTGACACATTTACCGTTCATTAATCtctgcccaaaaaaaaaaaaaattaaaaaaaaaatctgaagctTTAGACACACGGGACTCTGATCGATGAAGAATCATTTCTCATGCTGTGATTGGTCGATCTGATGGGACATCCCTATCATGGATATTGATCATATTGGAGATTATGTGATATTTCTTAGtgaagatgaaaagacaaacatttaaaaactggactaaatgtgtctgaactggttttaatatttcatttactgtgtTTAAAAATTTTCCTACGTGTTGAAATAAAGTCATTAAACGCTGCAGACGTCTGATAATTTACACTCAGTTTGAACCTCGACGCTTTTTCAACTGAAAATGATCCAAATCACGAGGCTGTTCCTGGGTCAGACCCAGAGGTCACAATCATAGATCCATAAACTTATGTCTCATCTGTTTGATccacattttcatcttcagctgcCGGCGGCACTTTGCTCCCCTCAGGCTGAATAAACATAGTTAAAACATTTCATATGACACTATCTTCCACTGAGGAAATGAAAGTCTGCTGAAGAACGTGGTCTAGTGGACGACACTGAACAAAGAGTAATAGTGTAAATAATTACTGACTCTTTTTCTCAGCTCAGACTCTGTCACTATTGTTGTTTGTAAAGAGAAATGTGCATTAATGTCACAGGTGAATTTTTCTGGCTCCACTGGATTCAAACGGAGGCTCTGCTCTTTAGTTACCCGTTGCCATGGTGAATCGCAGTAGCGGAGCTCCGTTgataaagcccccccccccattgacCAGGCGCTTAACTTAGAGTAAAAATACCAAAGGTTGATTGGACTGAGTCTGATCAGCTGAAAACCCTGAGAGGTCAGGTTGAGTCAGAGTTTGTTAAACCTGATTTCTGGAACAGGCCTCTTGACTGTGTCTGACTGAGACTCACCTGGATGAAGGTGATGTTGTTGGGGAACCTTgtcgaggaggaggaggaggaggaggagggaggggggaggaggagaggaggagcagagagaggaccCCGACTCACCCTGAACGacagggggaaagagaggagggacagagcCTGCTGGAACTCCTccatcaccacctcctcctcctccttctctttctgctcAATCACCTCCTCTTCATTCTTCTTGTccccatcctccctctctcctccccctttccttgtaggagaggaggaggaggggaccgttgttcctctcctcctcctctcctccaccactAGATCATGTGACAGGAAGTGCCTGACGTTGTGTTTGGCAGCGTGGACCAATCTTTCGTCCAGCTCCACTCCCATGATGTGGGCGGGGTCAAACCTTCGGGCGACGCTCAGTGTCATGTGACCAGCGGCGCAGCCCACGTCCAGCACCATCTTGTCTCTGAACCAATTGGCTTCCAGGAGGCAGAGCCGTGGGTCCTCCTCCGCCCCAACCCGCCCCTCCCACCCATTGCCATAGAAACCGTGGTAGCCATAGTAACGGCTGTGGTTGCCGTACTGGTAGCGGCGTttgtccttcttcttcctctctggtgGCTGAGCGGAGCCGGGATGAGGTCCTCCACACCTACAGGGGGCAGCACAGAGGTCATGTGACTGGGGCGTCCACTCCGATTACTATGTTTGAATTGATTCAGGTGTAACACTCACCTGCCAGCTTTAGCCCCTCCCACTAGCGGTGTCTGGAATTTGGTTGTCTGAGGCACGGTTGCCACGGTGACAGCGTTTGCAGCTCCTTCTGCCGACCTTGTCGAGGCGGTGCGTCGCCGTCTCCGTTGGCGTCCTTCACCCTGGCTTCCAGGTTTGTGGGCTTGGCTCGGCGGAGGGTGGGTGTGTCTCCTGGGGAGTATGGGGGGCGGGGCCACGTCATCTCTACAGGTGATGGCAGTGTTGAGTTCACAGGGAAGAGGAGATGCAGAAACACTGCCCTCCGTGGTCAACCGAGGAACTGCAATcatcatatacagtaactgttAACATGTTATTGACAGGTTATTATTGTGTTACTAACAGaaacactgccccccccccacggTCAACAAAGGACCTGGAGAACGAGCTTAACATCATAATAACTTACTAACATGTTTTTCACAGGTTAATTAACAACAGCATTGTCCAATTCTCGCAGTTAGTTCAAATTTATCAGTTATTAACTGTTAttaacacattcacaaacaatGGTCAATAGAGGTACTGCAGtcacaaaatcattttaatgacctttttctgtattaacaCATTAAGGCTCAATTAAGAGGTAAACTGTGTTCTGGTAGGTCTTTTCCTCATTTGTTTGCGATCAAATCCACAAGTGGAAACATGGATACTTGTCACAATTATTGATGATAACTTATGTAATTTATCAATCAATAGTTCAAGTTTACGGTATTTATATTGAGGATAGCCACAACACCCAGTGACATacaaccaaacacaaacaaatacaaatacaaactgaCTCTGGACCCAGACCACAAATCAGACGGGAGTAAACAAGAACTAATTGATGAATTGGGTCTGATCAGTGAGATCACAGGTGATCAGACTGAACTTTATCAATCATATCTCAGCACAACATTTTTCTAAAGTTATATTTTCCTGCAGCGTCCTCTAGATGTCATCAAAGATCCAGATGTTCCAGTCTCACCTGTCAGTCCAGCTGTGGAGGGAAACAGTCGAGCTGGTATCacctcccttcctccccctcctccgaCTCCTCCGACTCCTCCGactccgccgccgccgccgcctccacCTCCGCTGCTTCCGCCGCCTCCGCTGCCACCTCCAtggtgtctgtttctgtgtctcctCCTTGGCTTCAGGGGGGACAGTAGGACgccccctccccccttcccaccccccccacctcccTTCAGGTTCAGGGGATCAGTGATGTCACGGGGAACCAGGATCTCTACAGGGTCTCCGCCCCGTGACGGCAGGGGCGAGCACTTTGGTGTCTCCTGATTGGTTGCTCtgagaaggagaggggaggagttCAATGTTCAGATGTAAATTAAAAGTTACGCCAATAAGAAATGTGTGGGTCAGTGCCATAACCCAACCAAGCCAAGAGGCTGTTTTGATCCAGTAACACAACagtagaataaaaataacagcagGTCAAAACAACCCATCGGTACTGGGTCGGTTAACCCAGTACTAGTAAGTATAATATCCGTCCCAGTCTGTTTTTCTAATagattataattataatttgaGTAATTTCTGAAAAACTATCAATGGACATCAGACCTGAAACAACCATCTTTATGAAGTTTAAAATgctgagtttttgttttaattgtcagAAATCTGTAAATTCAGTTCTCTGGCTGTTACCGAGCTCATAGTTAAAGGTAAAGGCTAAAAAATAGaactgaattaataaaaaaaaactcaacattataaACATCATAAAGTAGACTCAATGGCACAACTTTCAGCTGTACTCTATTTGTGATATTGAGCTATATAAATCAGACTCCCCTCTGTTCAAAATCCCATTCCATGTcaaataatttgtcatttacTATCTTTTTTTACCGCACATTTTTAATAACGTCTCATCACGttacaacaacaaagaaacacatatATTAACGGACTAGtaaacatattcacacatatcgaagcaaaagaaaaacatcggAATAGCTGGATTCaggtttctgcaggttcaccaagttaaatttaaaactgtttgaccttttttattccacataGAACGAAATCTAATAGGAGATTCACCATCATACTGACTGAAGTATGAAATTGTGGTGGAAAACCAGTGGGACAATATGGACTGCAAATATTTAATACTGACATCACATTGTTGGCAGTTCTTCCCGACAGTATATAACAATCATTTCTGA is a window of Xiphias gladius isolate SHS-SW01 ecotype Sanya breed wild chromosome 12, ASM1685928v1, whole genome shotgun sequence DNA encoding:
- the mepceb gene encoding 7SK snRNA methylphosphate capping enzyme — its product is MIRMSLDKETVLPHEVPIKVSPTYPATVTLSEQPQLAKTRQLCPKNGLQPPGNSQPPLTGPPPPAQRIGKRRYSVGVGFKGLAKRRRRANSDSQSEPVLPSHFLLGGNIFDPLNLNSLLDEEVNRATNQETPKCSPLPSRGGDPVEILVPRDITDPLNLKGGGGGGKGGGGVLLSPLKPRRRHRNRHHGGGSGGGGSSGGGGGGGGGVGGVGGVGGGGGREVIPARLFPSTAGLTVPRLTTEGSVSASPLPCELNTAITCRDDVAPPPILPRRHTHPPPSQAHKPGSQGEGRQRRRRRTASTRSAEGAANAVTVATVPQTTKFQTPLVGGAKAGRCGGPHPGSAQPPERKKKDKRRYQYGNHSRYYGYHGFYGNGWEGRVGAEEDPRLCLLEANWFRDKMVLDVGCAAGHMTLSVARRFDPAHIMGVELDERLVHAAKHNVRHFLSHDLVVEERRRRGTTVPSSSSPTRKGGGEREDGDKKNEEEVIEQKEKEEEEVVMEEFQQALSLLSFPLSFRVSRGPLSAPPLLLPPPSSSSSSSSTRFPNNITFIQGDYVSECEPWPGRGQYDVIMCMGVTKWVQLQSGDVGVVRLFKRAYQSLLPGGLFILEPQPWSSYSHSKRASETTYRNYRSIRLRPEHFTSYLTDSVGFTSYRLLKDTVNQRPIYLFHKGPAQRK